One Carya illinoinensis cultivar Pawnee chromosome 5, C.illinoinensisPawnee_v1, whole genome shotgun sequence genomic window, ACAGTCCAAGTGGTCCTAAGGTTATCCCTTTTATGAAAGAGTAAAATGAACTGAAATGCACTGGATCTTCTCTTGAAGAATTActtctctccttctctctccctctccccgaATCTGAGTTAAGTTCTCAACCAAACACAAAATcacttctctctccctctctctctctctctctctctacctccTGAATCTGGGTTCATTTCTCGACCAAACACAAAATCACTGAAAAActcatttcttgaaaaacttttgcatagattcaaaaaataataataattaaactaaaaaaaatttcaccataatttaaaataaaacgcccttcataaaatattaaaagcttCATTTAAATTCTCTGTAAACAacctttcattttaaattcctttaaaaaaactATACAAAATACTGAAACTTTTAGCTGCCTAAAGATGGCTATATACGAGCCGATCATATGAAAGAGGAAGCAATCCATTGCAACTGAAAATGATGGACGAGATTCGACGGCAATGTCGTCTACATCTTTGAGAAATGGTAAAAGAAAGAAATCGGTCTCGTAGCAGCAATaagcacaaaaataaaaaaaaataaaaaacaattacagAAGAGTAGAAAACAAACACGAAAGAAGGCTAGCTTCATTAGGCAAGATCATTGTAGGAACACAAATTTTATTTACCATTTTTTTGGGGCTTTCGGCGTGGTGGAGTGGAGCAAAGATGGGGCTCGAGAAGGCTGGCTCCGTCACGCAGATGGGTTTCGTCGAGAGAGGTGATTTTGTGTTTGGCACCCTAGATTcaggagggagagggagagggagagacaaTGAGAGAGGTAATTTTGTGTCTGGTTGAGAACTCAAAATGAACTCAGATTCGGGAGGcagagggagagaggagagaggtaATTCTCCTGAGTCCTGACTATAAAAACAAGATCTAGTGCATTTCACTTCATATTACTCTCTCATGGAATGCCTACGTGGCATAATATTATTGGCTGGTGAAAAGACAAGTTTGGCACCCATCCGGCCTGAAGTTTTTTCCAACTAGAATAATCAAAATTTCTGATGTGAGGCCCATAACAAATACGGGCCTAAGTAGAGCACAGCACAAGAAAGATGGGTCCTAGAAACAGAGTAACAAAATTGCCCATGACAAAACTAAACCCAGCCCATTATATAAATTCAAAGCGCATGATCGCCATGGCGGTGAAGACTACCCAAGACTTGTGCCAACTCGGATCTTTATTAGCATCATCTCTACATACAAAACCATTTCGTTTCGTATGTTTGTTTCTTTGTACGCAAATGCAAAAAAATGCTCAAGTCTTGTTGGAAAGTTTCTCGCCTTTCCGGAAGTGGGTCTCCGTGAATTTTCCCACATTATAATAAGAGGAAGGTTCCTCCCGTCGGGGCAGAAGAATATGCATTAATTCTTCCTCGAAAgagaatatttcaaaaaaaaaaaatcaatcggAAATGTCAAACTTGATGTACAGGTCGGGGCTTATGACATTTAACTTGACGCATGAGAAAACGAGTTTTTAGCTTTACATATAAATTGAAGAGTTCCACCACGTGAAGTGAGAAGTTGTCAACCTTGGCTCTTATCATGTGTATCTgttcttctcttttcttaacCAAAAGCAACAGGAAACTCCACGGAAGTAGCATGGGCACGCCTAATTCGTGTTCAACAATCAACCTCAAAgcccttctatatatatatatatatagattcatTTGGTCCCCAAGCATCCCTCACATCCTCCACTTCTTGTTCCATTTTCCCCAACTCAGTCTCAATATTCCTGAAACTCCCCACCGTCACCCCCATTTTCCATCTTCTATATAGACAAGAGACAACTATATACCCAAGACTTAACACCATACATTCATATATACCTTCACCACCAATATCTAATCCAAATTACACCCACAAAAAATGTCTAGTCTTAGACCAAGATCCGCAGCCACCAAGCAACCATCcttaaaagaaacaaacaacGACGCCCCAACCCCCTCCGCCGTTGATACCGACTCCGATTCCTCAAAAGCCCCACCACAACGCCAGCCCTCTGTGCAACAGCGGGCAACGCAATCCCTGACAAGCACAGCCGCCAACTTAGCCAATCTCCTTCCCACGGGGACCCTCCTCGCCTTCCAAATCCTCACCCCAGTCTTCACGAACAACGGCGCTTGTGACTCCGCCACGCGCTACATGACAGTCGTCCTCCTTGTCCTCCTTGCCCTGTCATGTTTCCTGGCATCCTTCACCGACAGTATCAAGGCCTCGGATGGACGAGTCTACTATGGCTTCACCACCTTCAAAGGGTTGTGGCTGTTTGATTACCCGGACGCTTCGGGCGCTGGACTGCCGGATTTGAGCAAGTTTAGAATAAGGGCGATTGATGGGATTCATGCGGTTTTATCTGTGCTGGTGTTTGGTGCTGTGGCTCTGAAGGATAAGAATGTTTTTCAATGCCTTTATCCACAGCCCGGGCAGCAGACTCAGGAGGTTTTGAACATTGTTCCAGTTGGGGTTGGGCTCATTTGCAGTCTCTTGTTTGTGGTTTTCCCCACTAGGAGACACGGCATTGGGTACCCTGTAACAGCAGGCAATTAAATTCATtctccattttgttttttttttttttttctttttgtaagcattttgatttaataattatttacgaTCGATCGAAgattttcttctaattaatttgtatattttgttttagttggaaGATAGTGTAAGATGCAAGATTAATTGATTCAGGAGCAAGAATATCAATCACTTGAATTCAACGAATTTCGTTAATTAAGATCAATTGGGTTGTCGGTGTtcttatgtttttgttttgtttttgtttttttttatatatattctcatCTCTACAATTGTTGGTCAACTAAGATTAACGTAGGTTGGAATCGAATGACTGGAGATCGATCATCTAGAAACAGGAAATCGTCAAATTTCACCTAAGATTAATATTCCACATCGAAATTATGAGTCaaataatgaaatgaatattataatatataaggtGTATCTGCAATAATATTATGATCTTGAGGTGCACCAAAGAACCAAAATTATATTCAATGATCGAGAACGTACGTCGTCACAATATTGATGCATCAAGCTATGGTTTGGTCAATTTTATAACCATTTTTATGATCATCAGTTTGAAAGTTAATCAAATCGATCGATCGTTTTGTATGTCGAAAGTTAGAATGCCCTTTGCATggatcatcatgatcatgatcaatccaaaattagttgagaaaatatatatatatacaatgcaATCAAATGAATCTTTGTTCGTACGTATAACCTGTGAAACTTTCCTACGTCAAACATGCAATTATTCTTTCGGAAAATGATAATTATCAGGTTAGGTAACCGTCAAATTAGGctagaaattatattatatgtgaatAATTCCGGATAAGTACTTTTGATTTTTTCAACccgaattaatttttaattatttttctaaactctccaTGCAGTAAATTTGCTGTAACCTAACCTATTTTAATATTGGCTTGACTTTGTTTTACccatacttttcaattttcacacATCTACGCGGTACGGTTAGGACTGGACTTGAATGAATTAAGAGATTGAGAACGATGAATCTGAAGTTGGGATccaaaagttttaattaaatctttAACATTAATCCCCTGATCGATCATGATTTCCATTAACAGATCAAGTACTACATTAAATTCAACCCATTATAATTAGCTAGATTCATATATACATGAAGAGattatttaattcaaattcgaacttgaaacaaaatataatattaatcaatCTTCatgcctttattttattttattttattttatttggacaagaattaatattaaacaaaacacAAGCAATATCCTTTTTCTCTCTAAAGAAAAAGCCAGCTTAATTAATTACTTCGTGTATGGGTTGTATCTTgtgaaagaaacaaaagaatagGAATATTAATGTTGTTCCCAGCTTAAAGGCCTGCATCGATCattgcatatatacatatacatatatatatatacacatggcCGGCCACGACATAATCATGTGTCAAAAGGAATACCTAACTAaagtataatataaaaaacaacaattatcactgtcaagatcagtgaAGAGCTAGTCCTTCAACCCCATGAGGACAAGTGACGTATATGACAGGGCTGGCCTCCTCACAGAGATCATGATCCTATTCCTCTACTTAGAAAATGAATATGCAACAAACTCATATATATGCACATGATTAtcatttttagggttttctAGTTTTAAGCTCTCAAATTAAAAGAACTTAAACATGACGTCGATGATCATTGTCTTACCATTAACGATATCGATCGATCTTAGTacttaaaatcacatttatAATATTGGATTAATGGAGGAGATTAATTTCCAGGATCTTTCCCAGGGCACATTTTCTggtgacactatatatatatatatatatacgcgcGCATGGAAGCtagcatatatacatataatatccaACGTTCGTAATCGCGGTTGAAACAGATCGAGACCAAACCAGCTTTAATTTCACtattagaaaaaagaaagaaagaaagaatctCAAAAAGATCATTGGGTTTTGGTGGGCACACTTGAAAAGTGTGGCAAATTTGGCTttatagaaaaggaaaagaaaagaaaatatggcaATTTGCAGTTTTAAGTACTACATGCATGGGTTTGTCATATGTATATACCTTGGCACGAAATACTGAAACGTCGTCTGTCATTTAACTAGAATATGTATTGTCTATACATTAAGTGCATGACGAGGCatgcaaatatataatatacacaaCGTGGTCTCAACTGTTCCACCAAACCATAAAATATGGTTGTTTGCAGTTTGATCACATGGGTTAATTTGTCCTATACCTTGTTACGAAATACTCATGAAACGCTTGCTTGATTATAAAAATCATGTCTGATCTATATGGTACTTCGGATGATATATCCAGCACTCTCTCCAATCTCTTCTAAGTTGGCTGCAGCCTAGTTAATTTCGATGCTTCATGCCATGAATTTCTAggagctagctatatatatgtgAGTGAATTTTAGCTATCTGCTGGGGCTTAATTTTGGAGTACCCAAGGTgaggctgcatgcatgcatggagaacaaGGATCTACTGCATGCACTATGGTGTACATGACTTGTCAATATACCTGCTAAATTCGAGGTATATATCATCCGCTTGCTTCAACGCTTCCAATCACTTGACAAGGCGTacgtgctagctagctagatcaaTACAAATTTTAACTAACCCAAGATACCTGCAGGATGTATGGAAGCTTAACGTCGTACGTActgctatattatatatgtatctaGGGTTGACTTGGTTCTGTCCCGTTCTATCACATCATCATGCATGCTGTAAGGTTTATCCAACGACTAGCTACTGGTATATATATTAGGGAATAGTAATTCTCAAATAAGAAAATGGTGGAATTATCAGATATACATACATGGGCAcgtcactatatatatatatatatatatcatattcttCACATTATATATCGTCACGCAAGTGCAAAACTGTACTTTCCAATCAGCCACGATTGAACATTGAAGTCGTCGCTTTTATTAATTTAGTCATAAAATTATCGGAAAACTTGAAGGAAACGACCCATTAACCACTTCCGAGATAACGATAACGAAATTGAGCCTAACCCCATGATAGCTAGCTGTACTATATTCTTATGACAATTCCCACTCTCATGTTCGAAAGTCAACCTCTCTTATCCTAATCCTCCTGTCAGGCTGCTAGCCACCAGTACTATAGCTAGTACTTCACCACAAAGTACTCGGAAGTTCTTTCTCAGGTAGCCGGTTCCTTCAATTGCTACAGACTCTCACATCAGACGGGCCTACTTTCTACCACCACCAACAAACCCCCATTTTCTCACGACTTAGCTTCGGAGATCTTTTAAATTCGTGTTCTTTTCATCCCCAACAGATCTTTTCCCAGATACCCAAATATGTCTAACCTTAGACCAAGATCCACATCCAAAAATCAATCATCCACTGCTGACAAACCTGCACCGCCGATCCCGTCACCCCTCTCATCCGACACCGATCCCGACACCCCAATTAAAGCCCCTCTACTACGCCAGAAATCTTTCTCACAACGTGCCATCTCCCAAACCTTAGAAGGGACAGCCAACCTAGCCAAGCTCCTACCCTCAGGCACCCTCCTAGCATTCCAACTTCTCATTCCCGTCTTCACCCAAAACGGTGCTTGCGACTCCGCCACTCGCCCCATGACGGCCATCCTCCTTGTCATCCTCGCCGTTTCATGCTTCGCCGCGAGCTTCACGGACACGGTGAAGGCATCGGACGGGCAAGTCTACCACGGCCTCGCGACCTTCAAAGGGATGTGGCTGTTCGACTATCCAGGCCCTTCCAATCCATCAGGCTTGCCGAATTTGAGCAGCTATAAAATAAGATTCATTGATTGGGTTCATGCTGTGTTATCAGTTCTGGTGTTCGGAGCGGTAGCTATGAGGGATAAGAACGTGTTGCAGTGCCTTTATCCAACGCCGGGGCGTGAGATTGAGGAGGTTTTGGACATTGTTCCGGTGGGTTTTGGACTGATTTGCAGCCTGATGTTTGTGGTCTTCCCCACCAGAAGGAATGGCATTGGATACCCTGTCACGCCAGGCAAATAATTTAATGTCATTTCATTGCAACCTTTGTCATATACCTTGATGCTTTTCTTAATTTCTTGGTTGGTTTACTCTTTTGAAACATAGGCCCTAAGGGACAGTTTTAGATGGCTgtccatgttttttttttgtttttttgaagaGCACTGGCGATGACTTGTATGACTTCTACAGTTCACACGTACGTGTTTTGAAGCCGCGTACGTAACCCTTAATTGCCATGTTTGCAGCTTGCATTAATATCAAGTTTTTTTAGTGCATATGATCTTAACGGCAATGACCTCAAGATTATATTGATACTGAAACTGTTGGCAAGAGAAAATAATGTGTtgcttgtaaaaaaataaaaaccacatgagtgtgtgtatatatatatatacatatatatatatatatatatatgatacttTCATCATTTATTTCACCAACGTACGATTTGACATAAACTgattaataaatagataaaattaattaagtcTTTATTCATCTgataattataatgataaataataataataatcaaaatattaacCATTagcattaaaatatttattcagtatttaattaatttgtattaaaatttaaagtcTTGATCAGTTAATTCTCAAATATTAATTTCCAGTCCCTTgcaagaaaaaatatttcatcttttaATTGTGATATAAATTTTTCCGCTTTTCAATATTTCATGATCTACTATTATTTTTCCAATAATGttcaaataattgaaaaaaattccTTCAATATCCTGCATGTTTCTCAGGTGCTTGAGTACCAAAATAATACTAACAATTTAGACGACGTCGTTATGCGTCGACTTAGATCAAGAAATCAATTAATATTGCAAGttatccaacaataataaatatgtatgaTAGTTTGTTAAATGGTTATTTATGCCACCAATTAACTATTTTGAATAcggaaatattttaattataaaaaaattatataaaaataaatttctaaattaatataatttaatgtaatacgatatattataaaattatttttattataaaataaattttataaaatttatatatatatttttgtgtaaATAGCAATTTCCATATAAATCATACACGAATTTCAAGACGGAATCTTATATTAGGATATGAACTAAAtcaatgaatatatatttaaacgatatatttatttatttatttcagcctgtcaatataaaaaagataaattatacCTACACGcacacccacacacacacacatatatatatatatatctattttttttttatttactcaaAATGATCTGCTTGTCTTTGGGACAGTATCCCTTAATTTCGACAGCTTTTGATTATCTTTGCTTAAATAGAAATATGCTACACAAATTTATACTAAATTGTAGTTAGTAAtctatgttttattattttttaaaagcctTTTTCTAATATGTGAATTCCCCTTTGCAACCTTTTTCttcactatttttataataaacatgctgaaaattttaaaaatatgaagtaTCTTATCTTCAATTGTAATTCGCAGTTTGAGAGGCAGGACTCGACTTCAACTTTTCACTTCATGAGCTGCGCGAATCGCGATGGCAATGGCAATTGTGGGCGTGCCAAGAGCATGTGACTCAGATGGCATGAGACCCAACCTCCATAAGAGAGGTCTTGGGTTTGATCCCTCTCcctaatatctaaaaaaaaaaaaaaaaaaactgtgagCGTGGAATGTACGTCTAAAAGAATAAATCTTTTCGTTACCGCTGTTCACATCTtacatcttataaaaaatttatacattttataaaaaatgaaatttattatttataaattttatatactacataccacataattttttatttttttattattttaaaagaatttttagttttatttttcttaaaatcattgaatttttatatttattacttatatactatatatttaataaaaaaatttaaaaaaaaatatgtgttatatgagatttataaataattttttttttttaatgaaaaacacTATCttgtcttataaaaataaaatgtgggGCGTAGGATGCGTATGACAACTGATTTGTAGTTTTGCTCATATCCAAAATGGGTAGCGTGGGTCCGGGCCAGTGTCTCACAGATTAATAATGAAAGAATAAAGCTAGTCTGCCGCCTGAAGGTGACCGCATTTGTTTACCGCTCGACGtggaaattatattttagttctGACGTGGCAAGTGAGAAAACTTTCCCGCTGCGTTTTGGTTTCTCCCAGTACGTACACTGTCTCCTCCCATTACACACGTCTCCTTCCTTCCCAAGAGGAAATCACATCCCATCCATCCACGGCCCCCAACTTCACAGCACCGACCACCAAACTTGGCCCATCTCCGGCGATAAAAGGTCCCACACAGTAGTTCAAAAAGCTGGAGGAATCCGAAAGAGGGGACCGAAAAACCCATCCACTCTGTTTCTGATTCAGCCCTCCGACAATGCCATTCACTCCACGGCAGGTTCAGGTAAAATGATAGTTCACTGCACATTGAGTGTTGCAAAATTTACGTTGTAAATGTGTATCAATATCCCATCCATCCACTGATTCTCATCTGTGATTTGCTCTCTGTAAATATTCTGCTATAGCAACTTTGTTTCTTGGGTATAGATTCCGTAAAGGGCCATTGTCCTTAAATAGCCACATTTTTGTATTAACATACGTAAAGGTGCCACCTTTTAGTTTCCAAGTTATCCTTATGAATTAACGTATGTAAAGGTGCCACCTTTTAGTTGAAGTTGTGTAAAAAAATCTGATGCTATATTCCATCTACTTTAAAAAGGTTTGTGTAGGATGTTTTAactgtaaaaaattttaaaaccatgcattttgtttgtcaTAAAGACAAAGAAGCTGTACTACCAAATTGGGAtggcagaaaaagaaaatctcagACTTATTTACAGTagaaaaaatctcatttatttttttgttttatttgttagtatggtgatgtgattagttacCGAGTTCATGGTTTTGAAACAGAATATCAGTAAGATAAAGTAGTAAAAAGTATCTCCTATTTAGTTTCCTTATAGTTATTTTACGTGCTAATGCAATTTGATTGAAACCAATCTTAGATGGGTAGCTTGTATTAATTAAATAGACATGATATTTAATAGGTCAATTATTATAGTTAATGGTCAAGCACCTACACTTTATGTTTATATGACataaaatgcaaaataaatcTTTGGATACTAATATAATGGTATTTATAATTTCTCATGTCAATAATATGAGGGCATATAAAATGATATGCTAATTCAATTATCGATACTAATTGTAGGTTCTCTAAGGCTGAGTTGATATGGCTTCTTTTGTACAGTTGACGGATGATGAGTATGATGAAATAGTGGTTGATGATGGGCCTAATAATAATGATGGTGTCGAAGAACCTAAGGCTGATGATGATGTCGAGGAACCTaatgttggaatgactttttcTAGTGAGGAAGAAGTCCGGTCTTACTATATGAAATATGCTAAACATAAAGGGTTCGGAGTTCGCAGAAGGAATTCTAGACAAAGCGAAGATGGGAGGGTTCGATGGTTTACATTGGTATGTGCGCGGCAAGGCACAGTAAAGAGTCAGGCTTCCAATATCCTAAAGCCAAGACAAACAGAGAGGGTAGGGTGTAAAGCAAGAGTTAATGCAGTTTTGAATGAGGATGGCAGATATACCTTGTCTAGTGTAATCTTGGATCACACACATTATTGTAGTCCAGGAAAAGCAAGACACTTTAGATGTTTCAAGAAGCTAGATGCTTGTGTGGCTAAGAGGCttgaaataaatgatgaagCCGGAATACGTACGTCAAAAACTTTCCAGAGTGTAGTTGTTGAAGCGGGGGGGTATGAGAATGTGCCATATGGGCAAAAGGAATGTCAAAACTACATTGAGAAAGCACGACAACTTCGCCTCGGAGTTGGAGGCGTTGAAGCTCTAACTAACTACTTCCAAGATATGCAGAaaaaaatgcagaatttttttatgcgaTCGATGTGGGCCCTGACATGAGGTTGAAGAATGTGTTTTGGGCAGACGCCCGAAGTAGAGCTGCGTATCAATCATTCGGGGATGTTATCACTTTTGATACAACATACCTGACCAACGCTTATAAAATGCCATTTGCGCCATTTGTGGGTGTGAACCATCATGGTCAGTCAATCCTATTCGGGTGTGGATTGATATCCAATGAGGATGCAAATACTTTTGAGTGGTTGTTTGAGTCATGGTTGAAGTGTATGAATGACCGACCACCAAATGCAATTATTACAAACCAAGATAAGGCAATGAAACTTGCAATTGCGAGGGTGTTTCCATCTTCTAGGCATCGCTCTTGTTTGTGGCATATTATGAAGAAGCTTCCGGAGAAGTTTGGATCACATTCTCGATATGACAAGATCAAAGATAGTCTACACAAATGTG contains:
- the LOC122310882 gene encoding protein DMP5-like, encoding MSSLRPRSAATKQPSLKETNNDAPTPSAVDTDSDSSKAPPQRQPSVQQRATQSLTSTAANLANLLPTGTLLAFQILTPVFTNNGACDSATRYMTVVLLVLLALSCFLASFTDSIKASDGRVYYGFTTFKGLWLFDYPDASGAGLPDLSKFRIRAIDGIHAVLSVLVFGAVALKDKNVFQCLYPQPGQQTQEVLNIVPVGVGLICSLLFVVFPTRRHGIGYPVTAGN
- the LOC122309202 gene encoding protein DMP3-like, producing MSNLRPRSTSKNQSSTADKPAPPIPSPLSSDTDPDTPIKAPLLRQKSFSQRAISQTLEGTANLAKLLPSGTLLAFQLLIPVFTQNGACDSATRPMTAILLVILAVSCFAASFTDTVKASDGQVYHGLATFKGMWLFDYPGPSNPSGLPNLSSYKIRFIDWVHAVLSVLVFGAVAMRDKNVLQCLYPTPGREIEEVLDIVPVGFGLICSLMFVVFPTRRNGIGYPVTPGK
- the LOC122309206 gene encoding protein FAR1-RELATED SEQUENCE 5-like, giving the protein MASFVQLTDDEYDEIVVDDGPNNNDGVEEPKADDDVEEPNVGMTFSSEEEVRSYYMKYAKHKGFGVRRRNSRQSEDGRVRWFTLVCARQGTVKSQASNILKPRQTERVGCKARVNAVLNEDGRYTLSSVILDHTHYCSPGKARHFRCFKKLDACVAKRLEINDEAGIRTSKTFQSVVVEAGGYENVPYGQKECQNYIEKARQLRLGVGGVEALTNYFQDMQKKMQNFFMRSMWALT